One stretch of Cellulomonas wangsupingiae DNA includes these proteins:
- a CDS encoding carbohydrate ABC transporter permease, which produces MIVSRREAWLGRALLVLLMAVTVVPFISLFVTALHKPGTYPSGLAWPETPYWSNFVDAFQAADMWALLWSSFLIELGVVPAALLIATLAGFSLGHLRPPGHRWIFLAFVLGLTLPFQAIIVPLYYQMRDMQLLNTRWAIILPLLGLYMPFAVMWMRAHFVTMPPDLSEAARIDGANTWKLFTRVHVPLSRPALSSLGILMFLWTWNQFLLAVVLVDDPKNRTMAGALGAFQGQWGTDIPLLCAGSLLILTPTLLVFLAFQRQFVSALMQGALKG; this is translated from the coding sequence ATGATCGTCTCCCGCCGTGAGGCGTGGCTCGGCCGCGCGCTGCTGGTCCTGCTGATGGCCGTGACGGTCGTCCCGTTCATCAGCCTGTTCGTCACCGCGCTGCACAAGCCCGGCACGTACCCGTCGGGCCTGGCGTGGCCCGAGACGCCGTACTGGTCGAACTTCGTCGACGCCTTCCAGGCGGCCGACATGTGGGCGCTGCTGTGGTCGAGCTTCCTCATCGAGCTCGGCGTGGTGCCCGCGGCGCTGCTCATCGCGACGCTCGCCGGGTTCTCGCTTGGCCACCTGCGCCCGCCGGGCCACCGGTGGATCTTCCTGGCGTTCGTCCTCGGCCTGACGCTGCCGTTCCAGGCGATCATCGTCCCGCTGTACTACCAGATGCGGGACATGCAGCTGCTGAACACCCGGTGGGCGATCATCCTGCCGCTGCTCGGCCTGTACATGCCGTTCGCCGTCATGTGGATGCGCGCGCACTTCGTGACGATGCCCCCGGACCTGTCCGAGGCCGCCCGCATCGACGGCGCCAACACGTGGAAGCTGTTCACCCGCGTGCACGTCCCGCTGTCGCGACCCGCGCTGTCGTCGCTCGGCATCCTCATGTTCCTGTGGACGTGGAACCAGTTCCTCCTGGCCGTGGTGCTGGTGGACGACCCGAAGAACCGCACGATGGCCGGTGCGCTCGGCGCCTTCCAGGGGCAGTGGGGCACGGACATCCCGCTGCTGTGCGCGGGCTCGCTGCTCATCCTCACCCCGACGCTGCTGGTGTTCCTGGCCTTCCAGCGGCAGTTCGTGTCGGCGCTCATGCAGGGGGCGCTGAAGGGATGA
- a CDS encoding carbohydrate ABC transporter permease, whose protein sequence is MTQMRTTGAPGRREVAAQASTSLEARRRALKARRLRRGWAALGLVVPAAFFYVLFVLRPLVLTVQYSFYDWNGVGASTFVGAENYTRLVEKPELLGSIVNALELIIYFSFVPVILGLLTAATIRKFAASRLALLSRTVLFLPQVIPLVAAGIMWTWMLATDGVVNELMRAVGLGSVTRAWLGDTSTALGAVGVIGAWVALGLCLLLLLSGMTKIDPALFEAARIDGAGAVREFFAITLPSVRQEIGVCVTVTVIAALAAFDIVYISTQGGPANSTLVPGLEIYYLGFFSREVGQASALAVVFMALVLAVVLPIQRLTKEED, encoded by the coding sequence ATGACCCAGATGCGGACGACCGGTGCACCCGGTCGCCGCGAGGTCGCCGCCCAGGCGTCGACCAGCCTCGAGGCCAGGCGCCGCGCTCTCAAGGCGCGGCGCCTGCGCCGGGGCTGGGCCGCTCTCGGCCTCGTGGTCCCGGCTGCCTTCTTCTACGTGCTGTTCGTGCTGCGCCCGCTGGTGCTGACGGTGCAGTACTCGTTCTACGACTGGAACGGTGTCGGCGCCTCGACGTTCGTCGGCGCGGAGAACTACACCCGCCTGGTCGAGAAGCCGGAGCTGCTCGGCTCGATCGTCAACGCGCTCGAGCTGATCATCTACTTCAGCTTCGTCCCCGTGATCCTCGGCCTGCTCACCGCGGCCACGATCCGCAAGTTCGCGGCGAGCCGCCTCGCGCTCCTCTCGCGCACCGTGCTGTTCCTCCCGCAGGTCATCCCGCTCGTCGCGGCGGGCATCATGTGGACGTGGATGCTCGCCACGGACGGCGTCGTCAACGAGCTCATGCGCGCCGTCGGCCTGGGCTCGGTCACGCGTGCCTGGCTGGGTGACACGAGCACCGCGCTCGGCGCCGTCGGCGTCATCGGCGCGTGGGTCGCCCTCGGCCTGTGCCTCCTGCTGCTGCTGTCCGGCATGACGAAGATCGACCCGGCCCTGTTCGAGGCCGCGCGCATCGACGGCGCCGGCGCGGTCCGCGAGTTCTTCGCGATCACCCTGCCGAGCGTGCGCCAGGAGATCGGCGTGTGCGTCACCGTGACGGTCATCGCCGCGCTCGCCGCGTTCGACATCGTCTACATCTCCACGCAGGGCGGGCCCGCCAACTCGACGCTCGTCCCCGGCCTGGAGATCTACTACCTCGGCTTCTTCTCCCGCGAGGTGGGCCAGGCCTCCGCGCTCGCCGTCGTCTTCATGGCGCTCGTGCTCGCCGTGGTCCTGCCGATCCAGCGCCTGACGAAGGAGGAGGACTGA
- a CDS encoding ABC transporter substrate-binding protein has translation MSRTTGRSRKAAAATSLFVAGILALTACSAPGASTTDEPTADGDGAATAEGDWTCGTDDVTLEAYLETGFPLSTALFEEFEKQHPNVTFDVREDQFAVITQNAPRVLADNPPDLMRLPQMSDLVGDGLLYNLDEAAEHFGWTEWPASQLAQMRVDEDGRRGNGPLYAMGKNYSMTGVFYNTELAARIGMTEAPKTLAELDEWMQKAKDAGITPSNQFNGGATGGLAFPLQLLMASYGSVDPINDWTFQKPGSRIDTEDNIKAAEHLKKWIDAGYFADDINSLDYSQMMGQFIDGKSLFIFNGDWESGNLDTQMAGKAGFFLMPPLEEGGKVGAMSAPLTFGISSKAANPQCAAFFFDWIATNDDARALAVEVGGSHPMGPADAFMPEVDPESVTGQTLSAGATIAEDNGAMEFIANATGAIYAKSWTPNLQKLVAGDQTAEGLLQAVQADYESEIDG, from the coding sequence GTGTCTCGTACGACAGGAAGGTCCCGGAAGGCGGCTGCTGCCACGTCGCTGTTCGTGGCCGGCATCCTCGCACTGACCGCGTGCAGCGCCCCCGGCGCGAGCACCACCGACGAGCCCACGGCCGACGGCGACGGAGCCGCCACCGCCGAGGGCGACTGGACCTGCGGCACGGACGACGTGACGCTCGAGGCGTACCTCGAGACCGGCTTCCCGCTCTCGACCGCGCTCTTCGAGGAGTTCGAGAAGCAGCACCCCAACGTCACGTTCGACGTCCGCGAGGACCAGTTCGCCGTCATCACCCAGAACGCGCCCCGCGTCCTGGCCGACAACCCGCCGGACCTCATGCGTCTGCCGCAGATGTCCGACCTCGTCGGCGACGGCCTGCTCTACAACCTCGACGAGGCCGCCGAGCACTTCGGCTGGACCGAGTGGCCCGCCTCGCAGCTCGCGCAGATGCGGGTCGACGAGGACGGCCGCCGTGGCAACGGCCCCCTGTACGCCATGGGCAAGAACTACTCGATGACCGGTGTCTTCTACAACACCGAGCTCGCCGCCCGGATCGGCATGACCGAGGCGCCCAAGACGCTCGCCGAGCTCGACGAGTGGATGCAGAAGGCCAAGGACGCCGGCATCACCCCGTCCAACCAGTTCAACGGCGGCGCCACCGGTGGCCTGGCGTTCCCGCTGCAGCTCCTCATGGCGTCCTACGGCTCGGTCGACCCGATCAACGACTGGACCTTCCAGAAGCCGGGCTCGCGCATCGACACCGAGGACAACATCAAGGCGGCCGAGCACCTCAAGAAGTGGATCGACGCCGGCTACTTCGCCGACGACATCAACTCGCTCGACTACTCGCAGATGATGGGCCAGTTCATCGACGGCAAGAGCCTGTTCATCTTCAACGGCGACTGGGAGTCGGGCAACCTCGACACCCAGATGGCGGGCAAGGCCGGCTTCTTCCTCATGCCCCCGCTCGAGGAGGGCGGCAAGGTCGGCGCCATGTCGGCCCCGCTGACGTTCGGCATCTCGTCCAAGGCGGCGAACCCGCAGTGCGCGGCGTTCTTCTTCGACTGGATCGCCACGAACGACGACGCCCGTGCGCTCGCCGTCGAGGTCGGCGGCTCGCACCCCATGGGCCCGGCCGACGCCTTCATGCCGGAGGTCGACCCCGAGTCCGTGACCGGCCAGACCCTGTCGGCCGGCGCGACGATCGCCGAGGACAACGGCGCGATGGAGTTCATCGCCAACGCGACCGGTGCCATCTACGCCAAGAGCTGGACCCCGAACCTGCAGAAGCTCGTCGCGGGTGACCAGACGGCGGAGGGCCTGCTGCAGGCCGTCCAGGCCGACTACGAGAGCGAGATCGACGGCTGA